The Apium graveolens cultivar Ventura chromosome 11, ASM990537v1, whole genome shotgun sequence genome has a window encoding:
- the LOC141696118 gene encoding putative E3 ubiquitin-protein ligase ARI7: protein MYCTTCLDSYISIAIDEGPGCLSLRCPDPSCNAPFGEDMVNLLASEEHKKKFYQYFVRSYVEGNSNVKWCPAPNCGAAIEYIGDDGKSGGYEVVCGCSFKFCWRCIEDDHRAVECETVAKWAQKTKIEAKNVNWILVHTKPCPKCKRPIQKNKGCMHMTCDKSCGHRFCWTCLGPLGLGSHKCNTYKSKQDDKTKKAESSLKRNDEALLKRYGHYFERWDANYKSRMKAQSDLEKMQETNLSILSEKFGLTKQRLKFVVEAWKQITECRRTLKWSYAYGYYITNHESAKVALFEYLQGQAEAGLERLHLCAEEELMKFVKDRYATADQFHIFRGKLLHLTGVTRDYFANLVTALENDLVESENKSSGKRKNRPNGKKEKRSEDSIINQRNSRLQQDYTYPKIPKQKLVYNANRYVGQEHYYSLIDPFCDGVQLVL from the coding sequence ATGTATTGTACTACATGTTTGGATAGTTACATTAGCATTGCAATCGATGAGGGACCTGGATGTCTGTCATTGAGGTGTCCGGATCCTTCGTGTAATGCTCCATTCGGGGAAGACATGGTTAATTTGTTGGCTTCTGAAGAACACAAGAAAAAGTTTTATCAATATTTTGTTAGGTCGTATGTCGAAGGAAATAGTAATGTTAAATGGTGTCCTGCCCCAAATTGTGGTGCTGCTATTGAATATATAGGTGATGATGGCAAAAGTGGAGGCTATGAAGTTGTTTGTGGTTGTTCGTTTAAGTTTTGTTGGAGGTGCATTGAGGATGATCATCGAGCAGTTGAGTGTGAGACGGTTGCTAAATGGGCACAAAAAACCAAGATTGAGGCTAAGAATGTAAACTGGATACTGGTTCATACCAAGCCTTGTCCCAAATGCAAGCGGCCTATCCAGAAAAATAAAGGTTGTATGCACATGACATGTGATAAGTCGTGTGGACATCGTTTTTGTTGGACGTGTCTTGGGCCTCTTGGGTTAGGTTCCCATAAGTGCAATACCTACAAGTCGAAGCAGGATGATAAAACTAAAAAAGCAGAGAGCTCGCTGAAAAGGAATGATGAAGCATTGTTAAAGAGGTATGGTCATTATTTTGAAAGGTGGGATGCAAATTACAAGTCAAGAATGAAAGCACAGTCAGATTTAGAGAAAATGCAAGAGACGAATCTTTCAATTCTTTCTGAAAAATTTGGATTGACCAAGCAGCGGCTGAAATTTGTTGTAGAAGCCTGGAAACAGATAACTGAATGTAGGCGCACGTTGAAATGGAGCTATGCATACGGATATTATATAACAAATCATGAAAGCGCTAAGGTAGCATTATTTGAGTACTTGCAAGGTCAAGCCGAGGCTGGATTAGAGAGGCTTCATCTATGTGCAGAAGAGGAACTCATGAAGTTCGTGAAAGATCGTTATGCTACTGCGGATCAATTTCATATTTTCCGAGGGAAGCTGCTTCATCTTACAGGTGTGACTAGAGATTACTTTGCAAATCTGGTCACGGCACTGGAGAATGATCTAGTTGAAAGTGAAAATAAGAGCAGCGGAAAAAGAAAAAACAGGCCAAATGGAAAAAAGGAGAAAAGAAGCGAGGACAGCATAATAAACCAAAGAAATAGTCGACTGCAACAGGACTATACTTATCCAAAAATACCAAAGCAGAAACTAGTATATAATGCTAATCGATATGTTGGTCAAGAACATTATTATTCACTAATTGATCCTTTTTGTGATGGTGTTCAGTTGGTACTCTAA